One window of Lycium barbarum isolate Lr01 unplaced genomic scaffold, ASM1917538v2 unchr_scaffold_43, whole genome shotgun sequence genomic DNA carries:
- the LOC132625712 gene encoding pectin acetylesterase 8-like — protein MEHTKLQGLCLVIYSLIMLNGKTVLGGSQKPNEAYMVDLTILESAVSKGAVCLDGSPPAYYYDKGHGEGANNWIIYFRGGEWCYSVTDCLDRTKTERGSSKLAPKQRSLYGMLSNNKTVNPDFYNWNRVMVIYCDGSSFTGDVEEVDPATNLHFRGARIFLALIDHFLAKGMKDAKNVILTGGSAGGLPALIHCDRFRSLVPNSARVKCLADGSYFLHDRKNKDMTFMETVNEGLINLHQSAKMLPSSCTSKMKPSLCLFPQYFQEGIKTPFFIVNSMFDTFQINKTFPGYYDDLFKNTCSASLVKNLQDFKQEFLSALPKQSHSSSRGMFIDSCLIHAHITSGVGWNGFSVNNKTIAQAFSDWYFDRSPVQLIDKPDLPQNCYKFPAITNFCT, from the exons ATGGAACATACAAAATTGCAAGGGCTATGCCTAGTCATTTATTCTTTAATTATGCTAAATGGCAAAACTGTACTTGGAGGGAGCCAAAAACCAAACGAAGCTTACATGGTTGATTTAACTATTCTTGAAAGTGCAGTGTCAAAAGGAGCTG TTTGCTTGGATGGGAGTCCACCAGCGTACTATTATGATAAGGGACATGGAGAAGGAGCTAATAATTGGATTATCTACTTTAGG GGAGGAGAATGGTGCTATAGCGTGACAGATTGCCTTGATCGTACAAAGACAGAAAGAGGTTCTTCAAAACTTGCTCCAAAGCAAAGATCACTTTATGGAATGCTTAGCAACAATAAAACAGTGAATCCAG aTTTCTACAATTGGAATAGAGTCATGGTTATTTATTGTGATGGATCATCATTCACCGGAGACGTTGAAGAAGTTGACCCG GCTACTAACCTTCATTTTAGAGGCGCGAGGATTTTCCTTGCCTTGATCGATCATTTCTTGGCGAAAGGAATGAAGGATGCTAAAAAT GTCATTCTCACAGGTGGTTCAGCTGGAGGATTGCCTGCTTTAATCCATTGTGATCGTTTTCGATCTCTTGTTCCTAACTCTGCTAGAGTCAAATGTCTTGCTGATGGTAGCTATTTTCTTCATGACAG GAAAAACAAGGACATGACATTCATGGAGACCGTTAATGAAGGACTGATTAACTTACAT CAATCAGCCAAGATGTTGCCATCATCCTGCACTTCAAAGATGAAACCATCCTTG TGCCTTTTTCCACAATATTTTCAAGAAGGAATCAAGACACCATTTTTCATAGTCAACTCAATGTTTGACACATTTCAG ATAAACAAGACTTTTCCGGGTTATTACGACGACCTTTTTAAGAATACATGCTCAGCTTCTCTTGTTAAAAATTTACAAG ATTTCAAACAGGAATTTTTAAGTGCTTTGCCCAAACAAAGTCATTCTTCATCAAGAGGAATGTTTATTGACTCTTGCTTGATTCATGCCCATATAACAAGTGGCGTTGGTTGGAATGGGTTCTCAGTAAATAATAAG ACAATTGCACAGGCATTTAGCGACTGGTACTTCGACCGGAGTCCTGTCCAATTGATAGACAAGCCAGATTTGCCACAGAATTGTTACAAATTCCCCGCAATTACAAACTTTTGCACCTAA